In the Streptomyces formicae genome, one interval contains:
- a CDS encoding Bcr/CflA family multidrug efflux MFS transporter: protein MPERGQTTEEHEIRTATGPKNPVAVRRTGALVTLVLGGLTAVPPLSMDMYLPALPEVTDALSSPAATVQLTLTACLMGMALGQLVVGPMSDKWGRRRPLLIGLLVYILATAICAFAPTAELLIGFRLLQGLAGAAGIVIARAVVRDLYDGVEMARFFSTLMLISGVAPVVAPLIGGQVLRFTDWRGIFVVLTGVGIALTALVWRCLPETLAPEKRHGGGTVEALRTMKSLLADRVFTGYMIAGGFAFAALFAYISASPFVIQEIYGASPQTFSLLFGVNSVGLIVVGQINGKVLVGRISLNKVLGFGLSVITLAATALLLMTTGVFGEVGLVPVAAGLFVLMSAMGLAMPNTQSLALVRTPHAAGSASALLGTTSFLIGAIASPLVGIAGEDTAVPMAVVQLVCALAAIACFVGLCRPWQHRATEGVDH from the coding sequence ATGCCTGAGCGCGGGCAGACCACGGAAGAGCACGAGATACGGACGGCGACGGGGCCGAAGAACCCCGTCGCCGTCCGCAGGACCGGCGCACTCGTCACCCTCGTCCTCGGCGGCCTCACCGCCGTCCCCCCGCTCTCCATGGACATGTACCTGCCGGCCCTGCCGGAGGTCACCGACGCGCTCAGCTCCCCCGCGGCGACCGTCCAGCTGACGCTCACCGCCTGCCTGATGGGCATGGCGCTCGGCCAGCTCGTCGTCGGCCCGATGAGCGACAAGTGGGGGCGCCGCCGCCCGCTCCTCATCGGCCTCCTCGTCTACATCCTGGCCACCGCGATCTGCGCCTTCGCGCCCACCGCGGAACTCCTCATCGGCTTCCGCCTCCTGCAAGGACTCGCGGGCGCGGCGGGCATCGTGATCGCCCGGGCGGTCGTCCGTGACCTGTACGACGGCGTGGAGATGGCCCGGTTCTTCTCCACCCTCATGCTGATCTCCGGCGTCGCCCCGGTCGTCGCGCCCCTGATCGGCGGCCAGGTCCTGCGCTTCACGGACTGGCGGGGCATCTTCGTCGTCCTCACCGGCGTCGGCATCGCGCTCACCGCCCTCGTGTGGCGGTGCCTGCCCGAGACGCTCGCCCCCGAGAAGCGGCACGGCGGCGGCACCGTCGAGGCGCTGCGCACCATGAAGTCGCTGCTCGCCGACCGCGTCTTCACCGGCTACATGATCGCGGGCGGCTTCGCGTTCGCCGCCCTGTTCGCGTACATCTCCGCGTCGCCCTTCGTCATCCAGGAGATTTACGGCGCGTCCCCGCAGACCTTCAGCCTGCTCTTCGGCGTGAACTCCGTCGGCCTGATCGTCGTCGGCCAGATCAACGGCAAGGTCCTGGTCGGCAGGATCAGTCTGAACAAGGTGCTCGGCTTCGGCCTGAGCGTGATCACCCTCGCCGCGACCGCGCTGCTCCTGATGACCACGGGCGTCTTCGGCGAGGTCGGGCTCGTTCCGGTCGCGGCCGGACTCTTCGTCCTGATGTCGGCGATGGGCCTGGCCATGCCGAACACCCAGTCCCTCGCACTCGTCCGCACCCCGCACGCGGCCGGTTCCGCTTCCGCGCTGCTCGGCACCACGTCCTTCCTCATCGGCGCCATCGCGTCGCCGCTCGTCGGCATCGCGGGCGAGGACACCGCCGTCCCGATGGCCGTCGTCCAACTGGTCTGCGCGCTGGCGGCCATCGCCTGCTTCGTGGGACTGTGCCGCCCCTGGCAGCACAGGGCCACGGAGGGAGTGGACCACTGA
- a CDS encoding alkaline phosphatase D family protein, translated as MTPAGQHHAPELKAAARHVGRRRFLTVTGAAAALAFATELPTAGVASAAELDGRRIKDNPFTLGVASGDPLPGSVLLWTRLAPAPYEPGGGLPKERVAVQWELAHDARFRRVARRGTVTAHPEFNHSVHVEAEHLDAGRTYYFRFKAGTWVSETGRTRTAPPAGSRPGPLTLAAVSCQAYHDGYFTAYKHLAQDDVDVVFHLGDYLYEYAVNAVGGARKYTDRTLPAHYNKETQTLEDYRLRYALYKSDPDLRAAHAAHPFVVTWDDHEAENNYADDISENDDPPAEFLLRRAAAYRAYWENQPLRRPQLPKGPDAQLYRRLVWGRLAQFDILDTRQYRSDQAYGDTAHAPGPESDDPARTITGATQERWLIDGWHRSRAQWNLVPQQVTFSQRKLDLTAQAKLSMDAWDGYRASRQRVLAGAKAADLDNLMILTGDVHVGYAFDIKADFDDPSSKTLGTEIVATSIASGKDGADKPANWETYTKANPHMKFYNGRRGYVTVGLDREAARADFKTVSAVTTPDAPIKTAASFVTEAGDPGLKPA; from the coding sequence ATGACACCCGCAGGCCAGCACCACGCACCCGAACTCAAGGCAGCGGCACGCCACGTGGGGCGCCGCCGGTTCCTCACCGTCACGGGGGCCGCCGCCGCGCTCGCCTTCGCCACCGAGCTGCCCACCGCGGGCGTCGCGAGCGCCGCCGAGCTGGACGGGCGCAGGATCAAGGACAACCCCTTCACCCTCGGTGTCGCCTCCGGCGACCCGCTGCCCGGCTCCGTGCTGCTGTGGACCCGGCTCGCGCCCGCCCCCTACGAGCCGGGCGGCGGCCTGCCCAAGGAGCGCGTCGCCGTCCAGTGGGAGCTCGCCCACGACGCCCGCTTCCGGCGCGTCGCCAGACGCGGCACGGTCACCGCCCACCCGGAGTTCAACCACAGCGTGCACGTCGAGGCCGAGCACCTCGACGCGGGCCGCACCTACTACTTCCGCTTCAAGGCGGGCACGTGGGTCAGCGAGACGGGCCGCACCCGCACCGCGCCCCCGGCCGGCAGCCGCCCCGGCCCCCTCACCCTCGCCGCGGTCTCCTGCCAGGCGTACCACGACGGCTACTTCACCGCGTACAAGCACCTGGCACAGGACGACGTCGACGTCGTCTTCCACCTCGGCGACTACCTCTACGAGTACGCGGTCAACGCGGTCGGCGGCGCCCGCAAGTACACCGACCGCACGCTGCCCGCGCACTACAACAAGGAGACCCAGACCCTGGAGGACTACCGCCTGCGGTACGCCCTCTACAAGTCCGACCCCGACCTGCGCGCCGCCCACGCGGCCCACCCCTTCGTCGTCACCTGGGACGACCACGAGGCCGAGAACAACTACGCGGACGACATCTCCGAGAACGACGACCCGCCCGCCGAGTTCCTGCTCCGCCGCGCCGCCGCCTACCGCGCGTACTGGGAGAACCAGCCGCTGCGCCGCCCGCAGCTGCCCAAGGGGCCCGACGCGCAGCTCTACCGCCGCCTGGTCTGGGGCCGCCTCGCCCAGTTCGACATCCTCGACACCCGGCAGTACCGCTCCGACCAGGCGTACGGCGACACGGCCCACGCCCCGGGGCCCGAGTCGGACGACCCGGCGCGCACCATCACCGGCGCCACCCAGGAGCGCTGGCTCATCGACGGCTGGCACCGCTCGCGCGCGCAGTGGAACCTCGTCCCGCAGCAGGTCACCTTCTCCCAGCGCAAGCTGGACCTCACCGCGCAGGCGAAGCTCTCCATGGACGCCTGGGACGGCTACCGGGCCTCGCGGCAGCGGGTCCTCGCGGGCGCGAAGGCGGCGGACCTGGACAACCTCATGATCCTCACCGGAGACGTGCACGTCGGCTACGCCTTCGACATCAAGGCCGACTTCGACGACCCGTCGTCCAAGACCCTCGGCACGGAGATCGTCGCCACGTCCATCGCCAGCGGCAAGGACGGCGCGGACAAGCCCGCGAACTGGGAGACCTACACCAAGGCCAACCCCCACATGAAGTTCTACAACGGCCGCCGCGGCTACGTGACGGTCGGCCTGGACAGGGAGGCGGCGCGGGCCGACTTCAAGACGGTCTCGGCCGTCACGACGCCGGACGCCCCCATCAAGACGGCGGCGTCCTTCGTCACGGAGGCGGGCGACCCTGGCCTCAAGCCCGCATAA
- a CDS encoding SDR family oxidoreductase, with product MNAEPTAPTKTAVVTGAGSGIGRSVALELLAAGWSVALAGRRTETLEETAALAAAKDGAALCVRTDVARPEDVAALFTAVRERFGRLDLLFNNAGTFGPGGVPVEELPYDAWRHVVDTNLNGAFLCAQAAFRQMKEQEPQGGRIINNGSISAHAPRPHSVAYTATKHALTGLTKSLSLDGRPYRIAVGQIDIGNAATDMTERMQSGILQANGELAAEPVMDVADVARTVRHMAELPLGANVQFATVLATNMPYVGRG from the coding sequence ATGAACGCTGAGCCAACTGCACCGACGAAGACCGCCGTGGTGACCGGAGCGGGCTCCGGGATCGGCCGCTCCGTCGCCCTCGAACTGCTCGCCGCCGGATGGTCGGTGGCGCTCGCGGGCCGCCGCACGGAGACCCTGGAGGAGACGGCCGCCCTCGCCGCCGCGAAGGACGGCGCCGCCCTGTGCGTGCGCACCGACGTGGCGCGGCCCGAGGACGTGGCCGCGCTCTTCACGGCCGTGCGCGAGCGCTTCGGCCGCCTGGACCTGCTCTTCAACAACGCCGGTACGTTCGGTCCCGGCGGCGTCCCGGTCGAGGAACTCCCCTACGACGCCTGGCGCCATGTCGTCGACACCAACCTCAACGGCGCGTTCCTGTGCGCGCAGGCCGCCTTCCGGCAGATGAAGGAGCAGGAGCCGCAGGGCGGGCGGATCATCAACAACGGCTCGATCTCCGCGCACGCGCCGCGCCCGCACTCGGTGGCGTACACGGCGACGAAGCACGCCCTGACGGGCCTGACCAAGTCCCTCTCGCTGGACGGCCGTCCGTACCGGATCGCGGTGGGGCAGATCGACATCGGCAACGCGGCGACCGACATGACCGAGCGCATGCAGTCGGGGATCCTCCAGGCCAACGGCGAGCTCGCGGCCGAGCCGGTGATGGACGTGGCCGACGTGGCGCGCACGGTGCGGCACATGGCGGAGCTGCCGCTCGGGGCGAACGTGCAGTTCGCGACGGTGCTCGCGACCAACATGCCGTACGTCGGGCGGGGCTGA